The DNA segment GTAGCTGTAGAAAGGCCGGTCGGTGCCGACCGCGCCGAACACCTGACAGGTTCCGCGGATCTGCTTGGTCGCGACATTCTCCAGCATGAAGACATAAAGATCGTCGCCGGGATTCTGGCCCTCACGGGTGAACCCGGCTTCGGACCGATCGAGCTTTTGCTCCAGCGTCGGCCGTTCCGCCGGCAGGTTGGTGAACCCACCGCCGGTCAGCTTGGCAAGGTCGTAAAGCGCGCGAATATCGTCGGGCCGCGCGGCGCGGATGCGAAAGCTCATGCGCCTTGGCCCAGCCGCAGGATGGTCAGGGCGGACAGCGCGGCGCGCTCGGACAGGGACTCGACGATCAGATATTCCTCCATGGAATGAATGCTGCCGCCGCGCACGCCCATCGTGTCGATGACCGGCACGCCGCAGGCGGCGATATTATTTCCGTCGCACACGCCGCCGGTCGATTTCCATCCGATCGGCTGGCCAAGATCAGCGCCGGCCTGCTTGACTAGCGTAAACAGCGCTTCGGCCTCGGGCGTCATCGGCTTTGGCGGGCGGGCGAAATGGCCATGAACTTCGACCTCGACGTCATGTTCGCGCGCAATTTCGGCGGCCAGCCGCGAAACCAGCGACTGGGCGCGTTGCTGCTCGTCGAGCGTGTCGGGGCGGATATTGACCCGCAGGATGGCAAGGTCAGGGACGACATTGTTGGGACTGCCGCCGTCGATCCGCGCCGGGTTGACCTTGAGGCCGGGCCCAATTGCTGCCTTGACCCTGAGGGCGAGGTCGGCGGCCGCGATCAGCGCGTTGCGGCCGTCTTCGGGATTGCGTCCGGCATGGGCCGAGCGGCCGCGGATGGTAAAGTCGAAATTGCCGCTTCCGGGCCGGGCTCCGGCAAGGGTTCCGTCGGGAAGCGCGGAGGGTTCAAAGGTCAGCGCGGCGCGCTTGCCTTGGGCAACCTTCGCGATCAGCGGTGCAGAACCGAGCGACCCGACCTCTTCATCGCTGTTGATGATGACATCATAGCCGATCGTCGACGCGGCGGGACTGGCCTCGACCGCCTTCAATGCCGCCAGCATGACCGCGATTCCCCCTTTCATGTCGGCGACACCGGGGCCGTTCAGCACCTTGCCCGGTTCCAGCCAGCGAAGCGCCTGGAACGGATGGTTGGCCCCGAACACTGTGTCCATATGGCCGGTAAAAAGCAGCTGGACCGGTGCATCGGGCCGCACGCTTAGGCGGATGTTCTGGCCATGCGCGATGTCATGGCTTCGTCCCGCCGCGTCGATCGCAGTGACTGGGGCCGCATCGATCATCGTCAATGTGCCGGGCAGGGCAGAAAATTCTTCGGCCAGAAGGCCCGCGATGGTCGCCAATCCCTCGAGGTTGCGTGACCCGCTGTTGACGGCCGCCCAGCGTTCGACCTGGGCAAGCATCGGCGTTGCCGAGGCTTCCTCCACGCAGGAGCGTTCGATGCTGGTCAGTTCCCCCATCGGCCGCAGCCTCTAGCGCGGAGACGGACGGAAGGCCACACCTGCCGCAGGTCACAGATGTTCGGCGAATCCTTTGAGGATGGCGCGGTACATGTCACGCTTGAAGGGCACGATCAGCTCGGGGAGCAGATGCGGCTCGACCCACTGCCAGTGGCTGAATTCGGGATGTTCGGTGGCAAGGTCGATATCGCGGTCCTGGCCAAGGAACCGCGCAAGGTACCAATCCTGCAACTGCCCCTTCC comes from the Sphingomonas xanthus genome and includes:
- a CDS encoding hydrolase, which produces MGELTSIERSCVEEASATPMLAQVERWAAVNSGSRNLEGLATIAGLLAEEFSALPGTLTMIDAAPVTAIDAAGRSHDIAHGQNIRLSVRPDAPVQLLFTGHMDTVFGANHPFQALRWLEPGKVLNGPGVADMKGGIAVMLAALKAVEASPAASTIGYDVIINSDEEVGSLGSAPLIAKVAQGKRAALTFEPSALPDGTLAGARPGSGNFDFTIRGRSAHAGRNPEDGRNALIAAADLALRVKAAIGPGLKVNPARIDGGSPNNVVPDLAILRVNIRPDTLDEQQRAQSLVSRLAAEIAREHDVEVEVHGHFARPPKPMTPEAEALFTLVKQAGADLGQPIGWKSTGGVCDGNNIAACGVPVIDTMGVRGGSIHSMEEYLIVESLSERAALSALTILRLGQGA